In Methanobacterium formicicum, the following are encoded in one genomic region:
- the cobT gene encoding nicotinate mononucleotide-dependent phosphoribosyltransferase CobT has product MDKSVKCYGSRDALYKLQDKDSLFLCVIATTLTSRIPGITGAGASPELTDYTPAADVELIVHGAPKCLPEIPQTVVGDEAAPTPAVITKASLEIADIPFLVADAGSVVKPSLPYVNINDKQGGDIATGNAVDDPEDIFSKGKLLGKTLSKFTDHLIIGESTPAGTTTALGVLAAMGYDAWGKVSGSTPENPHTLKRQTVEKGMESAGLKDNIPLDPFQAVKIVGDPMIPAVAGIAAGSTVPVTLAGGTQMTAVCALLKEAVKDFDFDKISIATTIFVATDETADINYIARQIGPINIFAVDPGFEKSENRGLQKYTKGAVKEGAGAGGAMLAAQLKGVPIDEVRNKTEELCREIFKN; this is encoded by the coding sequence ATGGATAAATCTGTAAAATGTTATGGATCGCGCGATGCACTCTACAAGCTACAGGATAAGGATTCATTGTTTTTATGCGTTATTGCTACCACCTTAACTTCCCGAATACCCGGAATCACCGGTGCCGGAGCATCACCAGAATTAACTGATTACACTCCTGCCGCGGATGTTGAATTAATAGTCCATGGTGCACCAAAGTGCCTTCCTGAAATTCCCCAAACCGTAGTAGGGGATGAAGCAGCTCCTACGCCAGCAGTGATTACCAAAGCTTCCCTTGAAATAGCGGATATTCCTTTCCTGGTTGCCGATGCCGGTTCAGTAGTTAAACCATCTCTTCCCTACGTGAATATCAACGATAAACAGGGAGGGGACATTGCCACTGGAAATGCAGTGGACGATCCGGAAGATATATTTAGCAAGGGGAAATTATTGGGTAAAACCCTTTCCAAGTTCACGGACCACTTGATAATTGGTGAAAGTACTCCCGCAGGCACCACTACAGCCCTGGGGGTTCTGGCTGCCATGGGATATGATGCATGGGGAAAGGTAAGTGGAAGCACCCCGGAAAATCCCCACACCCTAAAACGTCAGACAGTAGAAAAAGGGATGGAAAGCGCTGGATTAAAGGACAATATCCCTCTGGACCCCTTTCAGGCCGTTAAAATAGTGGGTGACCCTATGATCCCGGCAGTGGCCGGAATTGCCGCCGGCAGTACCGTACCCGTAACCCTGGCTGGTGGCACCCAAATGACAGCAGTCTGCGCCTTGCTTAAAGAAGCGGTTAAAGACTTTGATTTCGACAAGATTTCCATTGCCACTACCATTTTCGTGGCTACTGATGAAACTGCCGATATTAACTACATTGCCCGGCAGATTGGACCAATAAACATCTTCGCCGTGGATCCAGGTTTTGAGAAATCGGAAAATAGGGGACTGCAGAAATACACCAAAGGAGCGGTGAAGGAAGGTGCAGGTGCAGGAGGAGCTATGTTAGCTGCCCAGCTTAAAGGGGTTCCCATTGATGAGGTGCGGAACAAAACAGAGGAATTGTGCCGGGAGATCTTCAAGAACTAA
- a CDS encoding cyclase family protein, whose amino-acid sequence MKNKEKNSENKSRYIRISYTLTEDTPVHPDLTKITITPKNQIKEGDSYNTSVITAENHSGTHVDGPAHFLRDGRPIYTYDPNELVFHQPLVVNCPKEPDGLIVQEDLAPAFSEIDEKELDFDCILIRTGFSEYRETGTDMYLTKNPGVSPEVAYYLRQKLPKLRCLAIDTVSMSRFGRMQEMIDLHQTAFKTQEDLGQPLVFVEDLDLRPIHEGMTLEEVLVIPWQVGGIDSAPCTVLVKIRE is encoded by the coding sequence ATGAAAAATAAGGAGAAAAATTCGGAAAATAAGTCCAGATACATAAGAATCTCCTATACTCTCACTGAAGACACACCAGTCCATCCAGATCTTACTAAAATCACCATAACCCCTAAGAATCAGATTAAAGAGGGAGATTCCTACAACACCTCAGTAATAACTGCAGAAAACCATTCTGGGACCCATGTTGACGGGCCCGCCCATTTCCTCAGAGATGGACGGCCAATTTACACCTATGATCCTAATGAATTGGTATTCCACCAACCCCTTGTTGTGAATTGCCCCAAAGAACCCGATGGACTCATTGTTCAGGAAGATCTAGCCCCCGCCTTTAGCGAAATTGACGAAAAAGAACTGGATTTTGATTGTATTTTAATACGCACTGGATTTTCTGAGTATCGTGAAACTGGTACTGATATGTATCTGACTAAGAATCCAGGAGTTTCACCAGAAGTTGCTTATTATCTCCGCCAAAAACTCCCTAAACTGAGATGTCTGGCCATAGACACAGTTTCCATGTCCCGATTCGGTAGGATGCAGGAAATGATTGACCTGCACCAGACTGCCTTCAAAACACAGGAAGATTTAGGCCAACCACTGGTTTTTGTGGAAGACCTGGACTTGCGACCAATTCACGAAGGAATGACTCTGGAGGAGGTCCTGGTTATCCCCTGGCAAGTGGGAGGAATTGACAGTGCTCCCTGTACAGTACTGGTGAAGATCAGGGAATAA
- a CDS encoding undecaprenyl-diphosphate phosphatase produces the protein MDIIQAIIMGMVQGLTEFLPVSSSAHLVIAPELLGTQSSLAFDTLLHVGTLVAVIGYFWKDITSMIKSFVSSLLDIPRGKFKEGVADDPYKRLAWLVVVGTIPAGLMGVLLKSEFEALFNSVTIVGFFLLVTGVILWGSEWIAKRNIDKKGKDVKEVSFTNSLVIGVFQGLAIAPGISRSGSTIAAGLFSGLERKLAARYSFLLSIPAILGAALIQAKDIVSFDANTEVLIAGFLSAAIFSYLAVKFMMGYIQKHSLNIFAIYCWIVGALTIIISTVWF, from the coding sequence ATGGATATCATTCAGGCAATAATAATGGGTATGGTTCAGGGATTAACTGAATTTTTACCAGTAAGCAGTTCCGCCCACCTGGTCATAGCACCGGAGTTACTGGGCACACAATCCAGTCTGGCATTTGACACACTGTTGCACGTGGGTACCCTGGTAGCAGTCATCGGATACTTCTGGAAAGATATTACCTCCATGATAAAATCGTTTGTATCCAGTCTACTGGATATTCCCCGGGGAAAATTCAAGGAAGGGGTAGCCGATGATCCCTATAAAAGACTGGCCTGGCTGGTAGTAGTAGGTACCATCCCCGCAGGACTGATGGGAGTACTGCTTAAAAGCGAGTTCGAGGCCCTTTTCAACTCAGTTACCATAGTTGGTTTCTTTTTGCTTGTGACTGGAGTTATTCTATGGGGTTCAGAATGGATAGCCAAACGAAACATTGATAAAAAAGGTAAAGATGTTAAAGAGGTTAGTTTTACCAATTCACTGGTTATTGGAGTTTTTCAGGGATTGGCCATTGCCCCCGGGATATCTCGATCCGGATCCACCATCGCTGCCGGGTTATTCTCCGGGCTGGAAAGAAAATTAGCAGCCCGTTACAGTTTCCTACTATCCATACCTGCCATATTGGGAGCAGCACTAATACAGGCCAAGGATATTGTTAGTTTCGATGCCAACACCGAAGTTCTGATTGCCGGTTTCCTATCGGCAGCCATATTCAGCTACTTGGCAGTTAAATTTATGATGGGCTACATCCAGAAACACAGCCTGAACATATTTGCCATTTACTGCTGGATTGTAGGTGCCCTGACAATCATAATCTCCACGGTATGGTTCTAA
- the ilvE gene encoding branched-chain-amino-acid transaminase, with protein sequence MAFDESGKIWFNGEFVDWNEAKIHALSHVVHYGSSVFEGIRCYDTKKGPAVFRLAEHVKRLYNSAKIYRMEIPYSPEDFCQAVLDTIKVNELKACYIRPIIFRGYAELGVYPLNCAVESLIAVWAWGKYLGEEALENGVDVGVSTWRRMAPNTMPNMAKAGSNYMNSQLAKMEAVANGYDEAIMLDYQGLVSEGSGENVFLVKDEILYTPPRSSSLLDGITRNSIITLAREMDLEVKEEEIPREMLYIADELFLTGTAAEVSPIRSVDRITVGNGKRGEITKKLQEQFFAIIDGETDDTHGWLTFL encoded by the coding sequence ATGGCCTTTGATGAGTCCGGAAAAATATGGTTTAACGGAGAGTTTGTTGATTGGAACGAAGCAAAAATTCACGCATTATCACACGTAGTCCACTATGGATCCAGTGTTTTTGAAGGTATACGGTGCTATGATACTAAAAAAGGGCCGGCAGTATTCCGGTTGGCAGAGCATGTTAAACGACTCTACAATTCAGCCAAGATCTACCGCATGGAAATTCCCTACTCCCCGGAAGATTTCTGTCAGGCAGTTTTAGACACCATTAAAGTAAACGAACTGAAAGCCTGTTACATACGCCCCATAATCTTCCGGGGGTATGCTGAACTGGGAGTTTACCCCCTTAACTGCGCAGTAGAATCCCTGATCGCGGTCTGGGCCTGGGGTAAATACTTGGGAGAAGAAGCCCTGGAAAATGGAGTGGATGTTGGTGTATCCACCTGGCGCCGCATGGCCCCTAACACCATGCCCAACATGGCCAAAGCCGGTTCCAACTACATGAACAGCCAGCTGGCCAAGATGGAAGCAGTAGCCAATGGTTATGATGAGGCCATCATGCTGGACTACCAGGGCCTGGTGAGTGAGGGCAGTGGGGAAAATGTTTTCCTGGTAAAAGACGAAATTCTATACACCCCTCCACGTTCTTCCTCATTGCTGGATGGAATAACCCGGAACTCCATAATCACCCTGGCCCGGGAAATGGACCTGGAAGTTAAAGAAGAAGAAATACCCCGGGAAATGTTGTACATTGCCGACGAACTCTTTTTAACCGGTACAGCAGCAGAAGTAAGCCCCATCAGATCAGTGGACCGTATAACTGTGGGCAATGGAAAAAGAGGCGAAATAACCAAAAAACTACAGGAACAGTTCTTCGCCATTATAGATGGTGAAACCGACGACACCCATGGTTGGCTGACTTTCCTCTAA
- a CDS encoding restriction endonuclease, with the protein MGELDKNRLVKFMARIMEESGFKVYRNFQTSRHIIDIYGVLPTILGDIGVVVACKNYDDRWEVGLDVLKEMEMVAKTLKASKVVVVTTSYFTKSAENYASRRNIKILDKEGLMALAKKFSAQHGEYGGVQVYDEDEGEVGNPEVTEDYTPSSNTASSFPKTSTPQSFFSRGKGSLDKAKRSSFSMPSSPGLKPLLTNTISLIIIVFALSSLITYFISTGYSNTAILGVTKILISAVLSYGLVMAIERDITTTLSKGTIVFFVSLLIYVIMIIAF; encoded by the coding sequence GTGGGGGAATTGGATAAAAACAGATTAGTCAAATTCATGGCAAGGATAATGGAAGAATCAGGCTTCAAGGTCTACCGTAACTTCCAGACTTCCCGACACATCATTGACATCTACGGAGTTCTACCCACTATCCTCGGAGACATTGGGGTGGTTGTAGCCTGTAAAAACTATGATGACCGCTGGGAAGTGGGTCTGGACGTTTTAAAGGAAATGGAAATGGTGGCCAAAACCCTGAAAGCCTCCAAGGTCGTGGTAGTTACTACCTCCTACTTCACCAAAAGCGCGGAGAACTATGCTAGCCGTAGGAATATTAAAATTCTGGATAAAGAGGGTTTAATGGCACTGGCAAAAAAATTCTCTGCACAGCATGGTGAATATGGAGGAGTACAGGTATACGATGAAGATGAAGGAGAAGTGGGAAATCCAGAGGTTACCGAGGATTACACCCCATCTTCAAACACAGCATCATCCTTTCCCAAGACATCAACCCCCCAGAGTTTCTTCAGCAGAGGAAAAGGCAGCCTGGACAAGGCAAAAAGATCATCATTCTCCATGCCCAGTAGTCCCGGACTTAAACCCCTACTGACCAACACAATCTCGCTGATAATCATTGTATTCGCACTTTCATCCCTAATAACCTACTTTATCAGTACAGGATACTCTAACACCGCCATTCTCGGAGTTACCAAAATTTTGATTTCCGCAGTACTGTCCTACGGGCTGGTTATGGCCATTGAACGCGACATAACAACCACTCTCAGTAAAGGAACCATAGTATTCTTTGTTTCCCTGCTGATCTACGTCATCATGATCATAGCCTTTTAA
- the surE gene encoding 5'/3'-nucleotidase SurE yields the protein MTILITNDDGVNSSGIIAAKKAADKLGETLVVAPATQQSGIGHALTLFEPIRVTNTTMVDGGEAYMVSGTPTDSVIIGIFQIAAKKPDLVISGINIGENLGKSELTTSGTIGAAMEAAVHGIPALSVSLQVTRGDIKFHDGHVDIDFSHAQKITERVARMILEKGLPEGVDFLNLNIPSHPQNDCIKLTRLGERMYRVHITERLDPRGRPYYWIDGDSVEDDDKGTDVHTLKRENCATLTPISLDATSSLGSMANWLD from the coding sequence ATGACCATTCTCATCACTAATGATGATGGAGTTAACTCCTCCGGCATCATCGCTGCTAAAAAAGCAGCAGATAAATTAGGTGAAACATTAGTAGTAGCACCAGCCACCCAGCAAAGTGGAATTGGTCATGCATTAACCCTTTTTGAACCAATCAGAGTTACAAATACCACTATGGTGGATGGTGGGGAAGCTTACATGGTTTCAGGAACCCCCACTGACTCGGTGATCATCGGTATCTTTCAGATCGCTGCTAAAAAACCTGATTTAGTAATATCTGGGATAAATATTGGTGAAAACTTAGGAAAATCTGAATTAACAACTTCTGGAACAATAGGGGCTGCTATGGAAGCTGCCGTCCATGGTATACCTGCACTTTCAGTTTCCTTGCAGGTAACTCGGGGTGATATCAAGTTCCATGATGGTCACGTGGATATTGACTTTTCTCATGCCCAGAAAATCACGGAAAGAGTGGCCCGGATGATCCTGGAAAAGGGTCTGCCGGAAGGGGTTGATTTTTTAAACCTTAACATCCCCTCTCACCCTCAAAATGACTGTATAAAGTTAACCCGTTTGGGTGAAAGAATGTACCGGGTGCATATCACCGAAAGATTAGATCCACGTGGTAGGCCCTACTACTGGATTGATGGTGACTCTGTGGAAGACGATGATAAGGGTACCGATGTTCACACCCTTAAACGTGAAAATTGTGCCACATTGACTCCAATTTCCCTGGATGCCACGTCTTCTTTGGGTTCTATGGCTAACTGGCTGGATTAA
- a CDS encoding methanogenesis marker 12 protein yields MVFIGMDHGTTGVSFTILHEKPVHFKIGRDELSAGEVSAVEELSKRVDLDSIQLMAITYAMGDGINTITPLGKVKNRGILSIAGAGKVTGGGTAVYSEIEKSGIPTVLIPGLHQDTPSLDPRFRAAYSHHASAEKVSICYNAYLETGFENFIVSDISSNTVSLLLEKGQIRGAVDACLGSMGIVHGPLDLKMIRDIDEGSRTANQCFSRAGAVKVAGLNEKVAHAKDVLLQRYEEGDHKAELALETMLMTIVMEIWGLAGISPEEMEGVVLTGSVGAMQEPFDFYGALKEQVEDIGEVVMLPPTSGSVGSAQIAQAVFEGAADILGIEVHSRD; encoded by the coding sequence ATGGTATTCATAGGAATGGATCACGGGACCACTGGTGTTTCTTTTACAATTTTACACGAAAAACCAGTACACTTCAAGATTGGAAGGGATGAACTATCTGCAGGAGAAGTTTCCGCAGTTGAAGAGCTTTCTAAAAGGGTTGATCTGGATTCAATCCAGTTAATGGCCATCACCTACGCCATGGGCGATGGAATCAACACCATAACTCCCCTGGGAAAGGTTAAAAACAGGGGCATTCTCTCCATTGCCGGAGCAGGGAAAGTCACTGGTGGAGGTACTGCCGTCTACAGTGAAATTGAAAAATCAGGAATCCCCACGGTTCTAATACCCGGATTACATCAGGATACACCCTCCCTGGACCCTCGTTTCCGGGCAGCTTATTCCCATCATGCCAGTGCAGAAAAGGTGAGCATATGCTACAACGCCTATCTGGAAACTGGTTTTGAAAACTTCATTGTCTCTGATATCAGCTCCAACACCGTCAGTCTACTCCTGGAAAAGGGGCAGATCAGGGGGGCGGTGGATGCCTGTCTCGGTTCCATGGGAATTGTTCACGGCCCACTGGATTTGAAAATGATAAGGGATATTGATGAAGGATCACGCACTGCTAACCAGTGTTTTTCCCGCGCCGGAGCAGTTAAAGTGGCCGGTTTGAATGAAAAAGTGGCTCATGCCAAGGATGTGCTTCTCCAGAGGTATGAGGAAGGAGATCATAAGGCAGAGTTGGCCCTGGAGACCATGCTCATGACCATTGTCATGGAAATATGGGGCCTGGCGGGAATCAGCCCGGAAGAAATGGAAGGAGTGGTGCTTACCGGTTCCGTGGGAGCCATGCAGGAACCATTTGATTTCTACGGTGCCCTTAAAGAGCAAGTGGAAGATATTGGTGAAGTGGTAATGCTGCCCCCTACCTCTGGTTCTGTGGGAAGTGCTCAGATAGCCCAGGCTGTTTTTGAAGGTGCGGCAGATATACTGGGAATTGAAGTTCATAGTAGGGATTAA
- the ilvC gene encoding ketol-acid reductoisomerase codes for MKIYYEKDVNIDVLKDKTIAVIGYGSQGSAQAQNMAESGLNVVVGLRKGGNSWQTALDDGMKVLTMEEAAEVADVIHILIPDEIQAQVYEKSIKPGLKEGNTLSFSHGYNIHYQYIIPPENVNVTMIAPKGPGSTVRGQYLDGFGVPGLVAVHQDYTGNAHQVALAMGQGSGLTRAGVLETTFKEETETDLFGEQAVLCGGVTELIKAGFQTLVEAGYQPEVAYFETCHEVKLIVDLIYKKGFAGMWHDVSNTAEFGGLTRRERVITEESRKEMKEILKEIQNGKFAKEWALENQAGNPQLKRMRAIEDDLEIEKQGKKLRKLCGLEK; via the coding sequence ATGAAGATTTATTACGAAAAAGACGTGAATATAGATGTTCTTAAGGATAAAACCATAGCCGTTATAGGATATGGAAGCCAGGGAAGTGCCCAGGCACAAAACATGGCCGAAAGCGGATTGAACGTTGTGGTCGGACTCAGAAAAGGAGGAAACTCCTGGCAAACCGCCCTGGATGATGGTATGAAAGTTTTAACCATGGAAGAAGCAGCAGAAGTGGCTGACGTTATCCACATACTCATCCCCGATGAAATACAGGCCCAAGTATATGAAAAATCAATCAAACCCGGTTTGAAGGAAGGAAACACCCTGAGTTTCTCCCACGGATACAACATCCATTACCAGTACATCATACCTCCAGAAAATGTTAACGTTACCATGATCGCTCCTAAAGGTCCTGGTTCCACTGTACGTGGACAATACCTGGACGGATTCGGTGTTCCTGGTCTGGTTGCTGTCCATCAGGACTACACTGGCAATGCTCACCAGGTGGCTTTGGCCATGGGACAGGGAAGCGGTCTCACCCGTGCCGGAGTACTGGAAACCACCTTCAAAGAAGAAACTGAAACCGATCTCTTTGGTGAACAGGCGGTACTCTGTGGAGGAGTCACTGAACTCATAAAAGCAGGATTCCAGACCCTGGTGGAAGCTGGCTACCAACCAGAAGTGGCCTACTTCGAAACCTGCCACGAAGTCAAACTCATCGTTGACCTGATCTACAAGAAAGGATTCGCCGGAATGTGGCATGATGTGAGTAACACCGCAGAATTCGGTGGACTGACCCGTCGTGAACGGGTTATAACCGAAGAATCCCGAAAAGAAATGAAAGAAATCCTGAAAGAGATCCAGAACGGTAAATTCGCCAAAGAATGGGCTCTTGAAAACCAGGCAGGTAACCCTCAACTTAAAAGGATGCGTGCCATTGAAGATGACCTGGAGATTGAAAAACAGGGTAAAAAACTCAGGAAACTTTGCGGACTGGAAAAATAA
- the ilvN gene encoding acetolactate synthase small subunit — MDEQRSHIISALVMHRPGVLQRVSGLFTRRGFNIDSITVGPSEQDGLARMTIISHGDDKILEQIIKQLNKIIEVIKVRDLDPEGTVVRELCLIKTHAPSESARSEIIQYANIFRGRIVDVGPENLTLEITGTPEKIDALIDLLRAYGIKEIARTGPTAISRGSKTI, encoded by the coding sequence ATGGATGAACAGAGGAGCCACATAATCAGTGCCCTGGTAATGCACCGTCCCGGTGTTTTGCAACGTGTATCCGGTCTTTTCACCCGTAGAGGTTTCAACATTGACAGTATCACTGTAGGACCATCGGAACAGGATGGTTTGGCCCGTATGACCATCATCTCCCATGGTGATGATAAAATTCTGGAGCAGATCATCAAGCAACTCAACAAGATCATCGAGGTGATCAAGGTACGGGACCTGGATCCCGAGGGTACAGTGGTTCGGGAGTTATGTCTCATCAAGACCCACGCCCCATCAGAAAGTGCCCGTTCGGAAATCATCCAGTACGCCAACATATTCCGGGGCAGAATCGTTGATGTTGGTCCGGAAAATCTTACCCTGGAGATTACCGGTACACCGGAAAAAATTGACGCCCTTATCGATCTGTTAAGAGCATACGGCATAAAAGAAATTGCCCGTACCGGACCTACAGCCATATCACGTGGTTCAAAAACCATCTGA
- a CDS encoding acetolactate synthase large subunit — MKGSQAIIKSLTDEGVDVVFGYPGGVLLPLYDVIYDSDLKHILVRHEQCAAHAADGYARASGKVGVCIGTSGPGATNLVTGIATAYMDSAPVVALAGQVGTSLIGNDAFQEVDTIGITMPISKHSYQAMDPSEIPQMIRSSFYIARTGRPGPVVVDLPKDVQEGELDYPENITIDLPGYKPTKKGHPLQVKKAAELILKSKKPVILAGGGVIHSNSSEELQHISELIGAPVTTSLMGKGCFPEDHPLSLGMLGMHGRVASNMLVDECDCLIAVGCRFSDRTTGDVTKFAPHAEIIHIDVDPAEIGKNVEVTVPIVGDAKIILSHLLRILSQAKGRVSNVNWTKHVKTFRASCIPRLSFDETPLKPQQVIKEISEAVTDDTIVTTDVGQNQMWMAHYFTSRNPRKFISSGGLGTMGFGFPAAMGAKVAMPDDDVVAVCGDGGFLMVCQDLATVKEYDIPVVVCVLDNRYLGMVAQWQKLFYDERISQTKLKAMPDFVKLAESFGVNAHRVERPGEMKETLREALDSGEPTLIDVMIDPNEILPMVPPGCGLTEIVGEYKVERENPGEIPYRPSAKETGGD, encoded by the coding sequence TGAGCAGTGTGCAGCCCACGCAGCAGACGGCTATGCTCGGGCTTCCGGTAAGGTAGGTGTCTGCATAGGCACTTCCGGTCCCGGTGCCACCAACCTGGTAACCGGTATTGCCACGGCCTACATGGATTCTGCTCCGGTGGTAGCCCTGGCCGGACAAGTAGGCACCTCTCTGATTGGTAACGACGCCTTTCAGGAAGTGGACACCATCGGCATAACCATGCCCATAAGCAAACACAGTTATCAGGCCATGGATCCATCAGAAATACCGCAGATGATCAGATCGTCATTTTACATTGCCCGGACTGGAAGACCGGGCCCAGTTGTGGTGGATCTGCCTAAAGATGTCCAGGAAGGAGAGCTGGATTATCCAGAGAACATAACCATCGATCTACCGGGTTACAAACCCACCAAAAAGGGGCACCCCCTACAGGTTAAAAAGGCAGCTGAATTGATATTGAAGTCTAAAAAGCCAGTGATACTTGCCGGTGGAGGAGTTATACATTCTAACTCATCTGAAGAACTTCAACACATATCAGAACTCATTGGAGCACCGGTTACTACCAGTTTAATGGGTAAAGGATGTTTCCCAGAAGACCATCCCTTATCTCTGGGAATGCTGGGAATGCATGGCCGTGTGGCCTCCAACATGCTGGTAGATGAGTGTGATTGTCTTATTGCCGTGGGTTGCCGGTTTTCAGACCGTACCACCGGTGATGTAACTAAATTCGCACCCCACGCGGAAATAATTCATATCGATGTGGATCCGGCAGAGATCGGTAAGAACGTGGAGGTTACGGTGCCCATTGTGGGTGACGCCAAGATCATTCTATCCCACCTCTTACGAATATTGTCCCAGGCTAAGGGCCGTGTCAGCAATGTTAACTGGACTAAGCACGTGAAAACATTCCGGGCCAGCTGTATTCCCCGCCTTTCATTTGATGAAACCCCTCTTAAACCCCAACAGGTTATAAAAGAGATTTCGGAAGCAGTTACTGATGATACTATAGTGACCACTGATGTTGGCCAGAACCAGATGTGGATGGCTCATTATTTCACTTCCCGGAATCCCCGGAAGTTCATATCATCGGGAGGACTGGGAACCATGGGATTCGGTTTCCCGGCAGCTATGGGGGCTAAAGTGGCCATGCCCGATGACGATGTGGTGGCCGTCTGTGGAGACGGTGGATTCTTAATGGTCTGCCAGGACCTGGCTACAGTCAAGGAATACGATATACCAGTGGTGGTCTGTGTCCTGGATAACCGTTACTTAGGAATGGTGGCCCAGTGGCAGAAGCTATTCTACGACGAGAGGATATCCCAGACCAAACTCAAAGCCATGCCGGACTTTGTTAAACTGGCCGAGTCCTTCGGAGTAAATGCCCACCGGGTGGAACGTCCAGGGGAGATGAAAGAAACCCTCCGGGAAGCTCTGGATTCTGGGGAACCAACCCTTATTGACGTTATGATCGACCCCAATGAGATCCTGCCCATGGTTCCTCCGGGATGTGGTCTGACGGAGATCGTGGGGGAATACAAGGTGGAAAGGGAAAATCCAGGTGAAATACCCTACCGGCCTTCGGCCAAGGAAACCGGGGGTGACTAG